A stretch of the Notamacropus eugenii isolate mMacEug1 chromosome 2, mMacEug1.pri_v2, whole genome shotgun sequence genome encodes the following:
- the TMEM134 gene encoding transmembrane protein 134 isoform X14 → MSSGRSEFSIDDAFELSLEEGGPGSGGTTPRFGALHFERKGRGDAEEEGEKQSRLKYQQGLWPVLYPKFSVVLQHHQQQYPALLSGLLQLDTAPSDQEESPGGSGLLPTVVTGPHTHPHWNRTPGEPFSRCLQCHLLCPWLPVAHPWSIPRHLHLLCCQRSPRFSVLLLALL, encoded by the exons ATGAGCAGCGGCCGCTCCGAGTTCAGCATCGACGATGCCTTTGAGCTGTCCCTGGAGGAGGGGGGCCCGGGGTCTGGGGGGACTACCCCGCGTTTTGGGGCGCTGCACTTTGAGCGCAAGGGCCGGGGAGATGCGGAAGAAGAGGGCGAGAAGCAGTCTCGTCTGAAGTACCAG CAGGGACTCTGGCCGGTCCTCTACCCGAAGTTCTCAGTGGTCCTTCAGCACCATCAGCAACAGTACCCAGCGCTCCTATCAGGCCTGTtgcag CTGGACACAGCACCCTCTGATCAAGAAGAATCGCCGGGTGGTTCTGGCCTCCTTCCTACTGTTGTTACTGGGCCTCA TACTCATCCTCATTGGAATAGGACTCCAGGTGAACCCTTCTCCAG GTGTCTCCAGTGCCATCTTCTTTGTCCCTGGCTTCCTGTTGCTCATCCCTGGAG TATACCACGTCATCTTCATTTACTTTGCTGTCAGAGGTCACCaaggttttcagttcttctacttGCCTTACTTTGA